A genomic window from Helicobacter pylori includes:
- a CDS encoding RNB domain-containing ribonuclease yields MQGFLRSLFFGVKKIPKRFAPLIEKGVLKEAIEFKKERYILKEGFDIGRIERVKNKAFLISLARNYPKDPLIKNLPPSFKTDALILCEIEYFKKRPTAFFKAAFLNEDHTIIAYLAKENNQIVAIPFKEPFKKALILKHSQKSLLELPRHCVVKVDLKKREISEVLGALEDPLIDENLSLSLFDRVKEFSKDCLDLAKRYAQLKASDFKNRVDYSHIPFITIDPKDAKDFDDAIFYDPEKRVLFVAVADVSELVPKYSSLDKEARLRGFSVYFPNSVYPMLPLSLSQGACSLKAFEKRLALVYEIPLDDVKNAQLSQGVIEVRANCTYEEINHFLSANQSALDKDLQQSLLGFLEMALKLKKERLKKGFNFNSFENKLYLNQEGRIEKIETQQESDAHTLIEEAMLLANQSSARLLDKYFHNRGIYRTHKEPSLEQQKRLYGKLFDYEIMRPKGMGFFPFLEHALKIAQEKNAEREISRLMIKSQNLALYSPMQESHFGLGFASYTHFTSPIRRYSDLALHRLLKELLFYQAKGCSYLLEEMPELCSELNALQKKVALIERDFVKRKFARLALEHLEKEFLGVVLEIKDWVIVGLKEWVGLKVLVKTNKIFKPLEKVRVKITHANLILGQVRGEITERIKEHVS; encoded by the coding sequence ATGCAAGGGTTTTTAAGAAGCCTGTTTTTTGGGGTTAAAAAGATCCCTAAACGATTCGCCCCCTTAATAGAAAAAGGCGTTTTAAAAGAAGCAATTGAGTTCAAAAAGGAACGCTATATTCTAAAAGAAGGCTTTGATATAGGCAGGATTGAACGGGTAAAAAATAAGGCGTTTTTGATTTCTTTAGCGAGGAATTACCCTAAAGACCCTTTAATCAAAAACTTACCCCCATCTTTTAAAACAGACGCGCTAATTTTATGTGAAATAGAATATTTTAAAAAACGCCCCACAGCCTTTTTTAAAGCCGCTTTTTTAAACGAAGACCATACGATAATCGCCTACTTGGCAAAAGAAAACAACCAAATTGTGGCTATCCCTTTTAAAGAGCCTTTTAAAAAAGCCCTTATCTTAAAACACAGCCAAAAATCCTTATTGGAATTGCCCAGGCATTGCGTAGTGAAAGTGGATCTTAAAAAGCGTGAGATCAGCGAGGTTTTAGGGGCTTTAGAAGATCCTTTGATAGATGAAAACCTTTCTTTAAGCCTTTTTGACAGAGTGAAAGAGTTTTCAAAAGATTGCTTGGATTTAGCCAAACGCTACGCGCAACTTAAAGCGAGCGATTTTAAAAATAGGGTGGATTATTCTCATATCCCTTTTATCACCATTGACCCCAAAGACGCTAAAGATTTTGACGATGCGATTTTTTATGATCCAGAAAAAAGGGTTTTGTTTGTGGCGGTTGCTGATGTGAGCGAATTGGTGCCGAAATATTCCAGTTTGGATAAAGAAGCTAGGCTTAGGGGCTTTAGCGTGTATTTCCCTAATAGCGTCTATCCCATGCTGCCTTTGAGTTTGTCTCAAGGGGCATGCTCATTAAAGGCGTTTGAAAAACGCTTGGCTTTGGTGTATGAAATCCCTTTAGACGATGTGAAAAACGCTCAATTATCTCAAGGCGTTATTGAAGTTAGGGCTAATTGCACTTATGAAGAGATCAATCATTTTTTAAGCGCTAATCAAAGCGCTTTAGATAAAGATTTGCAACAAAGCCTTTTAGGGTTTTTAGAAATGGCTTTGAAGTTAAAAAAGGAGCGTTTGAAAAAAGGGTTTAATTTCAATTCGTTTGAAAACAAGCTGTATTTAAACCAAGAAGGGCGTATAGAAAAGATTGAAACGCAACAAGAAAGCGATGCACACACCCTTATAGAAGAAGCCATGCTTTTAGCCAACCAGTCTAGCGCGAGATTATTAGATAAATACTTTCACAATAGGGGGATATACCGCACCCATAAAGAGCCAAGTTTAGAGCAGCAAAAACGCCTCTACGGCAAGCTTTTTGATTATGAAATCATGCGCCCTAAAGGCATGGGTTTTTTTCCTTTTTTAGAGCATGCCTTAAAAATAGCCCAAGAAAAGAATGCAGAAAGAGAAATTTCGCGCTTAATGATTAAATCTCAAAATTTAGCCCTTTATAGCCCCATGCAAGAAAGCCATTTTGGTTTGGGGTTTGCTAGCTATACGCATTTCACTTCGCCCATTAGACGATACAGCGATCTAGCCTTGCACAGGCTTTTAAAAGAATTGTTGTTTTATCAAGCTAAAGGCTGCTCGTATTTGTTAGAAGAAATGCCTGAATTATGCTCTGAGTTGAACGCTTTACAAAAAAAAGTTGCTTTGATTGAAAGGGATTTTGTCAAACGCAAATTCGCCCGCTTAGCCTTAGAGCATTTAGAAAAAGAGTTTTTGGGCGTTGTTTTAGAAATTAAAGATTGGGTGATCGTGGGGCTAAAAGAGTGGGTGGGGCTTAAGGTTTTAGTGAAAACGAACAAGATTTTTAAACCCTTAGAAAAGGTGCGCGTTAAAATCACGCATGCTAATTTGATTTTAGGGCAAGTTAGGGGCGAAATCACAGAAAGGATTAAAGAGCATGTATCGTAA
- a CDS encoding shikimate dehydrogenase has protein sequence MSLKSFGVLGNPIKHSKSPLIHNACFLTFQKELGFLGHYHPILLPLESHIKNEFLNLGLSGANVTLPFKEKAFQVCDKIKGIALECGAVNTLVLENDELVGYNTDALGFYLSLKRQNYQNALILGSGGSAKALACELKKRGLKVSVLNRSTRGLDFFQNLGCACFTNAPKAAFDLIINATSASLNHELPLDREVLKGYFKEGKLAYDLAYGFLTPFLALAKELKLPFQDGKDMLIYQASLSFEKFSSFKISYSKAFEIMQSVFGCKGF, from the coding sequence ATGAGTTTAAAATCTTTTGGGGTTTTGGGAAACCCTATCAAGCATTCCAAATCGCCCCTAATCCATAACGCTTGTTTTTTGACTTTTCAAAAGGAATTGGGGTTTTTGGGGCATTACCACCCCATATTACTCCCTTTAGAGAGCCATATCAAAAACGAGTTTTTAAATTTAGGGCTTAGTGGGGCTAATGTAACCTTGCCTTTTAAAGAAAAGGCGTTTCAAGTTTGCGATAAAATCAAGGGCATCGCGCTTGAATGCGGGGCGGTCAATACGCTTGTTTTAGAAAATGATGAGCTTGTGGGTTACAATACCGACGCTTTAGGGTTTTATCTTTCTTTAAAACGCCAAAACTATCAAAACGCTTTGATCTTAGGCTCTGGAGGGAGCGCTAAAGCCCTAGCGTGCGAGTTAAAAAAACGAGGCTTGAAAGTGAGCGTGTTGAACCGCTCCACTAGGGGCTTGGATTTTTTCCAAAACTTGGGTTGTGCATGTTTTACTAACGCTCCTAAGGCCGCTTTTGATTTAATCATTAACGCCACTTCAGCGAGTTTGAATCACGAATTGCCTTTGGATAGAGAGGTTTTGAAAGGGTATTTTAAAGAGGGTAAGCTCGCTTATGATTTGGCGTATGGGTTTTTAACGCCCTTTTTGGCTCTGGCTAAAGAATTAAAACTCCCCTTTCAAGACGGGAAAGACATGCTCATTTATCAAGCCTCTTTAAGTTTTGAAAAATTCAGCTCTTTTAAAATCTCTTATTCAAAAGCGTTTGAAATCATGCAAAGTGTTTTTGGATGCAAGGGTTTTTAA